Sequence from the Pseudophaeobacter arcticus DSM 23566 genome:
GCGCCGGCCTGCAGTGCAAAACCCCAGCTGTCCTTCAGTTCCAGCACACCAAGAGCGGACTGCTCTTCAAAGAAGGTGGTGTAGTTGATACCGGCCCCGACAAAGGGTTTGATCTTACCCTTGGTGGGGAAGTGGTAGTTGACCGACAGGGTGGGCGGCAGCTGTTTGGAGGTGCCGGCAAAGGCGCCACCGATGCTGATGTCGTGCTCAAACGGAGTGGCCGCCAGCAGTTCGATACCGATGTTGTCGCGGATGAAGTACTCTGCAGTCAAAGAGATCTGAGTGTCGTCGGTCAATGTTGCTGGGGCGCCAGCCAAGGTGCCGTTGTCGGACTTGGGGTTGACGTTGATGACACCAACACCAAAGGTCCAATCGCCTTGCGATTGAGCAAAGGCGGGCGCAGCCAGAACAGTACAGGCTGTTGCCAAGGCCAGGATGGAAGCGGAGCGTTTCATGGGGAGAGTCCCTTTTCTTATATTTGCTCCGTCTATCTGCGCTCAGAATCAACAACACGCTCTGATCTGGATCAAGGGGACGGTCGCTTTCCCTTTGAGAATGCAGGGAGAACCAGCATAGCTGCTATGCATTATAGGAATGCCGCATGACGGAAAATGCTTTTGCACAGGCCGTAAATGGACTGGCCGTAGATGGATTGGCCGCGGATGGCTCTTGGCTTTTGCCGGACCAGTTGAACATGGCGGCACAGGCCATGGCGCATGAGCCTGAAACCCTGGCGCTGATTGATCTCACCGGGGCTGAGCGCCGTGACATCAATCACGGGGAACTGGCCGAGATGGTCGATGGGCTGGCGCGCTACCTGCTGACCCGCATCCAGCCCGGTGACCGGGTTGGCGTTTTGTTGAGCCAGTCACCCTGGTGCGCCGCCGCGCATCTGGCCGTCTGGAAACTGGGCGCTATTTCGGTGCCGCTTTTCAAACTGTTCAAGCGCGACGCGCTGGCCTCGCGGGCCGGGGATGCCGGGGTTTCCTTTGTGCTGACAGATCCCGAAGGTGCGGGCCTGCTGGGGGATCTGGCCGAAGCGGTGATGGTGGATCAGGTTTCCCTGCCGGGAGAGGTGGTTCCCTTTGCGCAGACCAGTCCGGACACCCCGGCCATTTTGATTTATACCTCCGGTACCACTGGCAGCCCCAAAGGCGCGCTGCATGGGCATCGGGTGCTGACGGGGCATCTACCCGGTGTGGCGATCAGCCACGATCATTTGGGCCAGGCCAAAGATTGCCTTTGGACCCCGGCGGACTGGGCCTGGATTGGCGGGCTGTTTGACGTCTTGATGCCGGGGCTGGCCCTGGGCGTGCCGGTTGTGGCTGCCCGGCTTGACAAGTTCACCCCAGAGGCCTGCGCCGATCTGGTGCGGCGCGGAGAGGTGCGCAATGTGTTCTTTCCCCCCACAGCTTTGCGTATGTTGAAAGCGGCGGGGCAGGGGCTCGACGGCCTGCGCTCGGTTGCGTCGGGTGGAGAGCCCCTGGGCGCTGAGATGCTCGCTTGGGGCCAGTCGAGCTTTGGCGTGACCATCAATGAGTTCTACGGCCAGACCGAATGTAACATGGTGGCCTCCTCCTGTGGTGTCGACTACCCGCCGCGTCCCGGCTGCATCGGCAAGGCCGTGCCGGGGCATGAACTGGCGGTGATCGATTCTGAGGGCAAACCAACCAGCGCAGAAGGCGATGTCGCTGTGCGGCGCGGCTCTGCCTCGATGATGCTGGAATATTGGAACCGGCCCGATGAGACAGCCGCGAAGTTTCACGGCGACTGGCTGATCACGGGTGATCGCGGTATTTGGGAGGGCGACTTCCTGCGCTTTGTCGGCCGCGAAGATGACGTGATCACGTCTTCAGGCTATCGCATCGGCCCTGCCGAGATCGAAGACTGCCTGATGACCCACCCCAGCGTCGCCACCGTGGGCGTTGTCGGCAAGCCTGACCCGATGCGCACCGAGATCGTCAAGGCCTATGTGGTGCTGAAAGATGGCGCCGAGGCCAGCGAAAAAGAACTGCAGGACTACGTGAAGCACCGCCTGGCCCATTATTCTTACCCTCGCGAGATCACATTTCTGGAGGCCCTGCCGATGACCGTGACCGGTAAGGTGATCCGCAAGGAGCTGAAAGCCCGCGCCGCGCAGGAGCTCACGTCGTGAAGGTCGTTCAGAGCATCACGGCTGCTTTCATCGCCTCCCTGGTGCTGCCTGCCCCAATGCTGCAGGCGCAGCCCGGGCAAGAGGCTATGTTTGACAGCCACGGCTATCTAACCGCTTGCAGCAGCCGGGTCTCAAAGGGGGCGATGTTGATTCCGATGCTTCGGCTCTGCGTGTCGAGCGCAATCAAGCTTTGCAACCTCAGCCTTGGCCCGCAGCGGCTGGGGGGCTGCATGGCCAGTACCGCCCTTTGGCTGGAACACGACAGCAAGCGCATCGCGCAGGAATACCCCAGTGCTCTGAATGAGCAGGAGGAACCACAAATTGAATGTTCCGACCCTCAGGTCGTTGACCTGACTTCCACCCAGATCTGCGCCTTTCAAATGGCGTTGTTGAAATGGTTCAAACTCCGCGTGGTTGAACTCGACCAGAGACCCCGCACCAGGTGATAAGGACGCAGACATGAAACTCAAATCCAAGGCAATGCCTTCCTCCGAAGCCTTCAAGGCCAACCGTGCCGCGCATCTTGAGGCGCTGAGCCAGATCGCCGATGCGGCCGAAGCCGCCCGCCTGGGCGGCGGGGAGAAATCCCGGGCCCGCCATGAAAGCCGCGGCAAGATGCTGCCACGGCGCCGGGTGGCAAACCTGCTGGATCCGGGCTCGCCCTTTCTGGAAATCGGTGCGACAGCGGCCCACAACATGTATGACAATGCAGCCCCTGCCGCAGGCGTGATCGCGGGTATTGGCCGGGTCCACGGCCAAGAGGTCATGGTGGTCTGCAATGACGCCACCGTAAAGGGCGGCACCTATTTCCCGATGACGGTGAAGAAACATCTGCGGGCGCAGGAAATTGCCGAGGAAAACCGCCTTCCTTGTATCTACCTGGTGGACTCGGGCGGCGCCAACCTGCCGCAACAGGATGAGGTCTTCCCGGACCGCGACCACTTTGGCCGCATCTTTTACAATCAGGCACGCATGTCCTCAAAGGGCATTCCGCAAATCGCCGTGGTCATGGGCTCCTGCACCGCCGGTGGCGCCTATGTGCCCGCGATGTCTGACGTGACCATTATCGTCAAGGAGCAGGGGACTATCTTTCTGGCCGGCCCGCCGCTGGTCAAGGCCGCCACCGGCGAGGTGGTCTCGGCTGAGGAACTCGGCGGCGGAGATGTGCATACGCGGCTCTCTGGCGTGGCGGATTACCTGGCCGAAGATGACGCCCACGCCCTGGCCCTGGCGCGCCGCGCCGTGCAGTCGCTCAATATCATCAAACCGCAAACGGTGAACTGGGCCTCCCCCGAAGAGCCCGCCTATGACCCCGAAGAAATCCTTGGCGTGGTTCCTGGCGATCTGCGCACGCCCTACGATATCCGCGAAGTCATCGCGCGTCTGGTGGATGGCTCGCGCTTTGACGAGTTCAAACCGCGCTACGGGGAAACTCTGGTGACCGGTTTTGCCCATGTCAAAGGCTGTCCTGTGGGGATCATCGCCAACAATGGCGTCTTGTTTTCCGAGGCGGCCCAGAAAGGCGCGCATTTTGTCGAGCTCTGCTCGCAGCGCAAAATCCCGCTGGTGTTCTTGCAAAACATCACCGGCTTCATGGTGGGGCGCAAATATGAAAACGAAGGCATCGCCCGCCACGGTGCCAAGATGGTCACGGCCGTGGCCTCTACCAATGTGCCCAAGGTCACCATGCTGGTGGGCGGCTCCTTTGGCGCGGGCAACTATGGCATGGCAGGTCGGGCCTATCAGCCCCGCTTCCTGTGGACCTGGCCCAATTCCCGCATCTCGGTGATGGGGGGCGAACAGGCTGCAGGCGTGTTGGCCACAGTAAAGCGCGACGCCATCGAACGGCAGGGCGGCAGCTGGTCGGCGTCAGACGAAGCCCAGTTCAAACAGCCCACCATTGATATGTTCGAAGAACAAAGCCACCCGCTCTATGCCGCAGCACGGCTCTGGGACGATGGCATCATCGACCCGCGCAAAAGCCGCGATGTGTTGGCCCTGTCGCTGAGTGCCGCGCTCAATGCAGAAATCGATGAAACCCGCTTTGGCGTCTTCCGCATGTAAATACCTGTCATTCATCTTGCCAAAAATACCTCGGGGGTCCGGGGGCAGAGCCCTCGGTCCGACGTTGCAGACAAAGGACCATCCCCATGTTCAATAAAATTCTGATTGCCAATCGCGGTGAAATTGCCTGCCGCGTGATAGAAACCGCCCGTTCCCTTGGGGTCAAAACCGTGGCCGTCTACTCCGATGCGGATCGCGCCGCCAAACACGTGGCCATGGCAGATGAAGCCTGTCACATCGGCCATGGCCCGGCGCCGGCCGACAGCTATCTGTTGGGCGACGAGATCATTGCGCAGGCCCAGGCGATGGGGGCCCAGGCGATCCACCCGGGCTATGGCTTCCTGTCGGAAAACCCAAATTTTGTGGAGGCCGTCGAGGCGGCCGGGCTGACCTTTATTGGCCCCTCGGCAGATGCGATCCGCAAAATGGGTCTCAAAGATGCTGCCAAGGTGTTGATGGAACAGGCTGGCGTGCCGGTGGTCCCCGGCTATCACGGCGCCAATCAGCAGGCTGAATTTCTGCAAGCCGAGGCTGACAAGATCGGCTACCCGGTGCTGATCAAGGCGGTCGCCGGCGGCGGCGGCAAGGGCATGCGCCTGGTGGAGTCCCCGGCTGATTTCGCCGAGGCGCTGGCAAGTGCCCAGGGCGAGGCGACAACCGCCTTTGGCAATCCGGATGTGCTGATCGAAAAATACATCCAGCACCCGCGCCATATTGAAATCCAGGTCTTTGGCGATGGCACCCGGGCGGTACATCTGTTTGAGCGCGACTGCTCGTTGCAGCGTCGCCACCAAAAGGTAATCGAGGAAGCTCCTGCCCCCGGCATGACGGATGAAATGCGCGCGGCCATGGGCGAGGCTGGTGTGCGCGCCGCCGAGGCCATTGGCTACAAGGGGGCTGGCACGGTGGAATTCATCGTTGATGGCTCCGATGGTCTGCGCGCCGATGGCTTCTGGTTCATGGAGATGAACACCCGACTGCAGGTGGAGCATCCGGTATCAGAACTGATCACCGGTGTGGATCTGGTGGAATGGCAGCTGCGCGTGGCAGCAGGCGAGAGCCTGCCCAAGCAGCAGGATGAACTCACCATCACCGGCCATGCCTTTGAAGCGCGGCTTTATGCCGAGGATGTGCCAAAGGGTTTCTTGCCTGCCACCGGCACCCTGACCCATCTCAAGTTCCCCGCCAATTGCCGGGCTGACAGCGGCGTGCGTGCAGGCGATACCATCAGCCCCTGGTACGACCCGATGATTTCCAAGGTGATCGTGCATGGGCCAACCCGTGACATTGCCCTGTCGCGCCTGTCACAGGCGCTGGCCGAAACTGAGGTGGGCGGCACGGTCACCAACCTGGCATTCCTGGGCGCGCTTGCGGCGCATGAAAGCTTTGCCGCAGGGGAGGTCGACACCGGCCTCATTGCGCGGGATCTGGAGCAACTGGTGCAGGTGCCGCAAGTGAAATTTGAACACAAGGCTGCCGCAGGCATGCAGGCTTTGGGCCTGGTGGACATGGATTGGGCGGCGGGCTTTACCCTGTGGTCTGATCTGCGCCGCTCGATACACCTCGGCTATCAGGGGGAAGTCTTTGAAGCCACGGTTGAAGTGGACGGGCCGGACCGCCAGGTCTGGGAGTTCCCGGGACATCCCGAGGATCAGATCTGCGCCAACCGGGTTGGCGGCACTTGGCTATTGGGCGGCGATCCTTTGCCGCCAATGAGCCAGGCGGGCAATTCCATCACTGTCTTTGATGGCTATGGCCAGGTCTTTGAAGTGATCGACCCTCTGGATCGCGATGCCACCGCCGGGGGGGATCTCAATGTCATCGTGGCGCCAATGCCGGGCCTGGTGAAGGCGGTTTTTGCCAAGGCCGGTGATGTGGTGGCAGAGGGCGACCGTCTGGCCATTCTGGAGGCGATGAAGATGGAGCATTCCCTGCTGGCGGCGCGTGATGGCATTGTTGCCGAGGTTCTGGCCGTCGCTGGCGACCAGGTTGAGGCAGGGGCGGCACTGGTGCGTCTGGAAGAGAGCTAGGCCGCATCTGGTGGGGGCTGGGCGCTTTGGGGCGCGGTTTGGATTTTAGGTATTTAGGGTAAGATGAAGGAGGGGCGGGGCGTGCAACGGACTGTCGAGATTTTTGAGATGGGGCCGCGTGACGGGCTGCAGAACGAAACGCGGGCCATTCCGGTGGCCGAGAAAATCGCTTTGGTGGATTG
This genomic interval carries:
- a CDS encoding AMP-binding protein encodes the protein MTENAFAQAVNGLAVDGLAADGSWLLPDQLNMAAQAMAHEPETLALIDLTGAERRDINHGELAEMVDGLARYLLTRIQPGDRVGVLLSQSPWCAAAHLAVWKLGAISVPLFKLFKRDALASRAGDAGVSFVLTDPEGAGLLGDLAEAVMVDQVSLPGEVVPFAQTSPDTPAILIYTSGTTGSPKGALHGHRVLTGHLPGVAISHDHLGQAKDCLWTPADWAWIGGLFDVLMPGLALGVPVVAARLDKFTPEACADLVRRGEVRNVFFPPTALRMLKAAGQGLDGLRSVASGGEPLGAEMLAWGQSSFGVTINEFYGQTECNMVASSCGVDYPPRPGCIGKAVPGHELAVIDSEGKPTSAEGDVAVRRGSASMMLEYWNRPDETAAKFHGDWLITGDRGIWEGDFLRFVGREDDVITSSGYRIGPAEIEDCLMTHPSVATVGVVGKPDPMRTEIVKAYVVLKDGAEASEKELQDYVKHRLAHYSYPREITFLEALPMTVTGKVIRKELKARAAQELTS
- a CDS encoding acetyl/propionyl/methylcrotonyl-CoA carboxylase subunit alpha; the protein is MFNKILIANRGEIACRVIETARSLGVKTVAVYSDADRAAKHVAMADEACHIGHGPAPADSYLLGDEIIAQAQAMGAQAIHPGYGFLSENPNFVEAVEAAGLTFIGPSADAIRKMGLKDAAKVLMEQAGVPVVPGYHGANQQAEFLQAEADKIGYPVLIKAVAGGGGKGMRLVESPADFAEALASAQGEATTAFGNPDVLIEKYIQHPRHIEIQVFGDGTRAVHLFERDCSLQRRHQKVIEEAPAPGMTDEMRAAMGEAGVRAAEAIGYKGAGTVEFIVDGSDGLRADGFWFMEMNTRLQVEHPVSELITGVDLVEWQLRVAAGESLPKQQDELTITGHAFEARLYAEDVPKGFLPATGTLTHLKFPANCRADSGVRAGDTISPWYDPMISKVIVHGPTRDIALSRLSQALAETEVGGTVTNLAFLGALAAHESFAAGEVDTGLIARDLEQLVQVPQVKFEHKAAAGMQALGLVDMDWAAGFTLWSDLRRSIHLGYQGEVFEATVEVDGPDRQVWEFPGHPEDQICANRVGGTWLLGGDPLPPMSQAGNSITVFDGYGQVFEVIDPLDRDATAGGDLNVIVAPMPGLVKAVFAKAGDVVAEGDRLAILEAMKMEHSLLAARDGIVAEVLAVAGDQVEAGAALVRLEES
- a CDS encoding OmpW/AlkL family protein, producing the protein MKRSASILALATACTVLAAPAFAQSQGDWTFGVGVINVNPKSDNGTLAGAPATLTDDTQISLTAEYFIRDNIGIELLAATPFEHDISIGGAFAGTSKQLPPTLSVNYHFPTKGKIKPFVGAGINYTTFFEEQSALGVLELKDSWGFALQAGADWQVSDNGALRLNVRYMDIESDAFLNGASIGKAEIDPVTIGVSYVHRF
- a CDS encoding carboxyl transferase domain-containing protein encodes the protein MKLKSKAMPSSEAFKANRAAHLEALSQIADAAEAARLGGGEKSRARHESRGKMLPRRRVANLLDPGSPFLEIGATAAHNMYDNAAPAAGVIAGIGRVHGQEVMVVCNDATVKGGTYFPMTVKKHLRAQEIAEENRLPCIYLVDSGGANLPQQDEVFPDRDHFGRIFYNQARMSSKGIPQIAVVMGSCTAGGAYVPAMSDVTIIVKEQGTIFLAGPPLVKAATGEVVSAEELGGGDVHTRLSGVADYLAEDDAHALALARRAVQSLNIIKPQTVNWASPEEPAYDPEEILGVVPGDLRTPYDIREVIARLVDGSRFDEFKPRYGETLVTGFAHVKGCPVGIIANNGVLFSEAAQKGAHFVELCSQRKIPLVFLQNITGFMVGRKYENEGIARHGAKMVTAVASTNVPKVTMLVGGSFGAGNYGMAGRAYQPRFLWTWPNSRISVMGGEQAAGVLATVKRDAIERQGGSWSASDEAQFKQPTIDMFEEQSHPLYAAARLWDDGIIDPRKSRDVLALSLSAALNAEIDETRFGVFRM